Proteins from a genomic interval of Candidatus Binatia bacterium:
- a CDS encoding glycosyltransferase family 4 protein produces MGRDNDNPPRTPAVAVLGPLDPDSQGLRDQTLQPAEVISLRDSDFAEKIASCASDLLIFLSEGDSLAPEALVRSSRAMAGTAAAVVMRAEGVDSFGTPDQNVGSRPIDESEFLLRWVSGVPLVTSQVMLRRSRVQSALRLPGVSRPREVIAAVIARHETRFLDEILVRCDGTSRGAEFPANLLATDLLEDFCFRLGGGRWADPRARAQVRCRLADALGEGAGDEGVVRVLRDAADQLAGGEATRVSPPNARRSFAGIPRGTLPMPPAAVAQDWDRRADQNISREELMAAMNARADLREDICPTARTVEGLRRGLAGLASGAVRADRSDAPTQMLMPEPDRSAEDGLERQPCVALQVPSLGSGGLENIVAILARRLSAQGFRVLVICDKAGGILAEELVAEGLEVFVLGEQDPEGELAVLFADQNVDVLSAHYSWLGVPAAAAQDIPVVMTVHNEYGWMGAAAHETVCALDSLVHGYIAVSQTVADFHAARFSIDPGRIAVVRNAASDRLRVLGTTHREAKRAELNLDPEACVLLLVGRLEPVKGQLLLAEAVARCARQGLFCQVLLAGEVGDSLYAAQLEKRLEALDLTKHFRILGERSDVPELLAAADFFVQPSLFEGLSLAAVEALQAGVPAVLAPTGDAGFLLGVDDAEPAGLVFDRTPADPHLVHSEIRFREASAPSSADIQALAAALQEATTRKAMLGRGAVRRAEELRELLSPDRMVGAHASLLKQAVAAGGLSHLVDFRRELIDEAERLESEFQLQRQMQLEEAEARQAPPPSLLSRLRERFRRSR; encoded by the coding sequence GTGGGTCGCGATAATGACAATCCCCCCCGAACCCCGGCGGTCGCGGTTTTGGGGCCCCTGGACCCGGATTCGCAGGGCTTGCGGGACCAGACCCTACAGCCCGCGGAGGTAATTTCACTTCGGGACTCGGATTTTGCCGAGAAAATCGCTTCCTGCGCATCTGACCTCCTGATCTTTTTGAGCGAAGGTGACTCTCTTGCGCCCGAGGCTCTGGTCCGCTCTTCGCGAGCGATGGCCGGAACGGCCGCGGCGGTCGTGATGCGAGCCGAAGGCGTGGATTCGTTCGGTACACCTGATCAGAATGTTGGTTCCAGACCGATCGACGAGAGCGAATTTCTGCTTCGCTGGGTCAGCGGCGTGCCTTTGGTCACCAGTCAGGTGATGCTGCGACGCAGTCGCGTCCAATCAGCATTGCGTCTGCCGGGCGTCTCGCGGCCCCGGGAGGTGATCGCGGCGGTCATCGCGCGCCACGAAACACGATTCCTCGACGAGATTCTGGTGCGCTGCGATGGTACTTCTCGCGGCGCGGAATTCCCCGCGAATCTCCTCGCGACAGATTTGTTGGAGGACTTTTGTTTTCGGTTAGGTGGGGGGCGCTGGGCGGATCCTCGTGCACGAGCGCAAGTCCGCTGTCGGCTCGCGGATGCGTTAGGGGAGGGCGCCGGAGACGAAGGAGTCGTTCGGGTCCTGCGTGATGCCGCAGATCAGCTTGCCGGCGGAGAGGCAACGAGAGTTTCACCGCCAAATGCCCGACGATCCTTCGCCGGGATTCCGCGGGGAACACTGCCCATGCCCCCGGCAGCCGTTGCGCAAGATTGGGACCGGCGAGCGGATCAGAACATCAGCCGCGAGGAACTCATGGCCGCGATGAATGCGCGCGCAGACTTGCGCGAAGATATCTGCCCCACGGCGCGGACGGTTGAAGGACTTCGGCGAGGTCTCGCGGGCCTGGCGTCGGGTGCGGTGCGGGCGGATCGATCGGACGCACCCACCCAAATGCTCATGCCGGAACCCGACCGCTCAGCAGAGGACGGCCTGGAGCGCCAGCCGTGTGTGGCCTTGCAGGTGCCCTCGCTCGGATCGGGCGGTTTGGAAAATATTGTCGCGATTCTCGCGCGTCGACTCTCAGCGCAGGGATTTCGCGTGCTGGTGATCTGCGACAAGGCCGGAGGCATCCTGGCCGAAGAACTCGTGGCCGAAGGCCTGGAGGTTTTCGTTCTCGGGGAGCAGGACCCGGAGGGCGAGTTGGCGGTTCTTTTTGCGGATCAAAATGTGGATGTTCTCTCGGCACACTATTCGTGGTTGGGGGTTCCGGCTGCGGCCGCGCAGGACATTCCGGTCGTGATGACGGTGCACAATGAATACGGATGGATGGGTGCCGCAGCTCATGAAACCGTTTGTGCGCTGGACTCTCTGGTCCACGGTTATATCGCCGTGAGCCAGACCGTTGCGGATTTTCACGCAGCACGCTTTTCGATTGATCCGGGTCGGATTGCCGTTGTCCGGAATGCGGCAAGCGACCGCTTGCGGGTTTTGGGCACAACCCACCGCGAGGCGAAACGAGCCGAACTGAACCTCGACCCCGAGGCCTGCGTCCTGCTGTTGGTTGGCCGTCTGGAACCGGTCAAAGGACAGCTCTTGCTAGCCGAGGCCGTGGCTCGATGCGCCCGGCAGGGGCTTTTCTGTCAGGTGTTACTGGCTGGCGAGGTGGGCGACTCTCTTTACGCGGCGCAGTTGGAGAAACGTCTCGAGGCATTGGACCTGACGAAGCATTTCCGGATCCTGGGGGAGCGCTCCGATGTCCCCGAGTTGCTTGCAGCGGCCGACTTTTTTGTGCAGCCCTCGCTCTTTGAGGGCTTGAGTTTGGCCGCTGTCGAGGCCTTGCAGGCCGGGGTTCCGGCGGTTCTGGCCCCAACAGGCGACGCGGGCTTTCTCCTCGGCGTCGACGATGCGGAACCCGCAGGTCTTGTTTTCGATCGAACGCCCGCAGATCCGCATCTCGTCCATTCGGAGATCCGTTTTCGTGAGGCTTCCGCGCCTTCGAGCGCAGACATTCAGGCACTCGCAGCAGCCTTGCAGGAGGCAACGACAAGAAAGGCGATGCTTGGTCGCGGCGCGGTCCGGCGGGCCGAAGAGTTACGCGAGCTTCTGAGTCCGGATCGGATGGTAGGGGCGCATGCAAGTTTACTCAAGCAGGCCGTGGCGGCAGGTGGCCTCTCTCATCTCGTCGATTTTCGTCGCGAGTTGATCGATGAGGCGGAACGGCTGGAATCAGAGTTTCAACTCCAGCGGCAAATGCAGCTGGAGGAAGCGGAGGCGAGACAAGCTCCTCCGCCGAGTCTTCTGAGTCGTTTGCGGGAACGATTCAGACGCTCTCGGTGA
- a CDS encoding cation:proton antiporter translates to MELRDVVLLLAASIPIVFVCHRVGVPSLVGFLLTGILLGPEGTGWVQDAEVVERLGQAGAILLLFAIGLELSVAELARLGWRVLLAGVGQILLMGCLAFGFARIAGWAGPSAVLLSFILVHSSTVVALKLFADRGQLDAPQGRVATGILVLQDLSVVPIVLLIPLLGKPEGIDLSEIARALGTACVVVVGIVALARVVLPALLREAAGLGLRELFTVTVVLICLGTAWLAESMSLSLEVGALIAGLVLSDSDYSHQVFADMAPLRDVFASLFFISIGMHLGYEFLMTHAVEVLLGAAGLMLGKILIFLVLLLPVLGSLRLALVVAVGLSQLGELAIILLQIAGPTGLFPPGAQELLVGIAVITFGVSPLLLGPAERLGLWWQRRRGTTLDSLADEPPVDGHVVILGYGLNGRNLAKVLRETGVPYRVAALNPARVAEARSRGEHVVFGDATSREVLETLAVSRASIVVIAISDAVASQRATGLVRELNASAAILVRTRYVTEMEPLRALGADEVIPEEFETSVEIFARVLRRLHIPRNVIDLQISLIRQDGYEMLRGLDLPGQGLRDVQKLLVAAMTETYLVEPASAGIGRTIRDLQLREQTGVTLIAVVRGGLPSANPDPDFRIEEEDVLVLLGDHAGLERAFQVLGGNPEN, encoded by the coding sequence GGCGCCATTCTCCTTCTTTTTGCAATTGGTCTGGAGCTTTCGGTGGCCGAATTGGCCCGCCTCGGCTGGCGGGTTCTGTTGGCGGGCGTTGGCCAGATTCTGTTGATGGGGTGCCTTGCCTTCGGTTTTGCTCGAATTGCCGGCTGGGCTGGTCCCTCGGCCGTATTGCTGTCTTTTATTCTGGTGCATTCCAGCACCGTGGTCGCTCTGAAGCTCTTTGCGGATCGTGGCCAACTCGACGCCCCACAAGGTCGCGTCGCGACCGGCATTCTGGTGCTGCAGGATCTGTCGGTTGTCCCGATTGTGTTGCTGATTCCGCTGCTGGGCAAACCGGAGGGCATTGATCTTTCGGAGATTGCACGCGCCCTGGGCACGGCCTGCGTCGTGGTTGTAGGTATCGTCGCGCTGGCGAGGGTCGTCTTGCCAGCCCTGCTGCGCGAGGCTGCCGGGCTGGGACTTCGCGAACTCTTTACGGTCACGGTCGTTCTGATCTGCCTCGGTACGGCCTGGCTCGCGGAAAGTATGTCTCTCTCACTGGAGGTGGGAGCGCTGATCGCCGGGCTGGTTCTTTCCGACTCCGACTATTCACACCAGGTCTTTGCCGATATGGCGCCGCTTCGGGATGTCTTTGCGAGCCTGTTTTTCATCTCCATCGGAATGCACCTCGGCTACGAGTTCCTGATGACGCATGCTGTGGAAGTTCTGCTCGGCGCCGCCGGGTTGATGCTTGGCAAGATCCTCATTTTTCTGGTGCTTCTCTTGCCCGTCCTCGGTTCGCTGCGTCTGGCGCTCGTCGTGGCCGTGGGCCTGTCTCAGTTGGGCGAGTTGGCCATCATCCTTCTCCAGATAGCCGGGCCGACGGGCCTTTTTCCGCCCGGCGCACAGGAACTTCTGGTCGGCATTGCCGTGATCACATTCGGGGTCTCGCCCCTGCTGCTGGGGCCGGCCGAGAGGTTGGGTTTGTGGTGGCAGCGTCGGCGCGGGACGACTCTGGATTCTCTGGCGGACGAGCCGCCGGTCGACGGACATGTCGTGATTCTGGGTTATGGGTTGAACGGACGCAATCTGGCAAAAGTTTTGCGCGAGACGGGCGTTCCCTACCGCGTCGCTGCTCTGAACCCTGCCCGCGTCGCAGAGGCGCGCTCGCGCGGAGAGCATGTCGTCTTCGGGGATGCGACGAGTCGCGAGGTTTTGGAAACTCTGGCAGTTTCGCGGGCGTCGATCGTGGTCATCGCGATCTCCGACGCGGTGGCCAGTCAGCGGGCAACCGGACTGGTTCGGGAGCTGAACGCCTCGGCCGCTATTTTGGTCCGCACGCGCTATGTCACGGAGATGGAGCCGTTGCGGGCTCTGGGTGCGGATGAGGTGATTCCCGAGGAGTTCGAGACCTCGGTCGAGATTTTTGCCCGAGTTTTGCGCCGTCTCCATATCCCGCGCAATGTGATCGATTTGCAGATCTCCTTGATTCGCCAGGACGGCTACGAGATGCTGCGTGGTTTGGACTTGCCCGGTCAAGGCCTTCGCGATGTGCAGAAACTTCTCGTGGCAGCGATGACCGAGACCTACCTCGTCGAGCCTGCCTCGGCGGGTATCGGTCGCACGATTCGCGATCTGCAATTACGGGAGCAGACCGGCGTTACCTTGATTGCGGTCGTTCGCGGGGGACTGCCGTCGGCCAACCCCGACCCGGATTTTCGAATCGAGGAAGAGGATGTCCTCGTCCTGCTGGGGGATCATGCGGGTTTGGAAAGGGCGTTTCAGGTTTTGGGCGGAAACCCCGAGAACTGA
- a CDS encoding glycerol-3-phosphate dehydrogenase/oxidase: MNRDRMIASLDDGPWDVIVVGGGASGLGIAVDAQSRGYRTLLLEKWDFAKGTSSRSTKLVHGGVRYLQQGNVSLVLEALRERGLLCRNAAHLVHDLAFIVPRYRWWEGPFYGVGLKLYDRLAGKLNLARSRILDRKTTMAKIPNVETESLLGGVQYYDAQFDDARLALSLAMTAADEGATLLNYMSVDRLLKKDGQVVGVAATDAETGRQHNLHGSVVINATGVFTDSVRRLDDSRAGVTVTASQGVHIVLDRSFQPSDTAIMVPQTDDGRVLFVIPWHDRCLVGTTDTEVPEADIEPRPMAEEIEFILRNAARYLDHDPKQEDILSCFAGLRPLVKADAETGGTKSISREHSVLISESGLVTIVGGKWTTYRKMAEDTVNDAASIAGLEERPCRTEELHLHGWMDRDDPALPADGHMEMYGSDAAAVQTFLAEFPDGETLLHPDLPYSRGQVAWAARFEMARTLDDVLARRTRCLLLNARAAIAAAPDAAAILAAELGRDEAWQNHQVEAFRALAASYLP; the protein is encoded by the coding sequence GTGAATCGCGATCGAATGATAGCTTCTCTCGATGACGGACCCTGGGACGTCATTGTGGTCGGCGGAGGAGCCTCGGGCCTGGGAATCGCCGTCGATGCCCAGAGCCGCGGTTACCGGACGCTCCTGCTCGAGAAATGGGACTTCGCGAAAGGAACCTCGAGCCGTTCCACCAAGTTGGTGCATGGTGGCGTGCGCTACCTGCAGCAGGGCAATGTATCGCTGGTCCTCGAAGCCCTGCGCGAACGCGGCCTGTTGTGTCGTAATGCGGCTCATCTGGTCCACGATCTGGCTTTCATCGTACCCCGATACCGATGGTGGGAAGGTCCTTTTTACGGTGTGGGGCTGAAATTATACGATCGCCTCGCTGGCAAGCTCAATCTGGCCCGTTCCCGAATTCTCGATCGGAAGACCACCATGGCCAAGATTCCCAATGTGGAAACCGAAAGTCTGCTCGGCGGGGTCCAGTACTACGACGCTCAATTCGACGATGCGCGGCTCGCTCTTTCTCTCGCCATGACGGCCGCGGACGAGGGCGCGACTCTGCTCAACTATATGTCGGTGGATCGGTTGTTGAAAAAAGATGGTCAGGTGGTTGGGGTCGCTGCCACCGATGCAGAGACCGGCCGCCAGCATAATTTGCACGGCTCGGTCGTGATCAATGCTACCGGCGTTTTTACTGATTCCGTGCGTCGCCTCGACGATTCCCGGGCCGGTGTTACCGTCACGGCGAGCCAAGGCGTGCATATCGTCCTCGACCGCAGCTTTCAGCCCTCGGATACCGCGATCATGGTTCCACAAACGGATGATGGCCGAGTTCTATTTGTCATTCCGTGGCATGATCGGTGTCTGGTGGGGACAACCGATACCGAGGTACCCGAGGCCGATATCGAGCCCCGGCCGATGGCCGAGGAAATCGAGTTCATCCTGCGCAACGCAGCCCGCTATCTGGACCACGACCCCAAACAGGAAGACATCCTGAGTTGCTTCGCCGGGCTGCGGCCGCTGGTGAAGGCTGATGCGGAGACAGGCGGCACGAAGTCCATTTCACGCGAGCATTCGGTTCTGATTTCGGAATCCGGATTGGTCACGATCGTGGGTGGCAAGTGGACGACTTACCGGAAGATGGCCGAAGATACCGTCAATGATGCGGCGAGTATTGCCGGGCTTGAGGAGAGGCCCTGCCGGACCGAAGAGCTGCATCTCCACGGCTGGATGGACCGAGATGATCCAGCTTTGCCCGCAGACGGACATATGGAGATGTACGGGTCAGATGCCGCAGCGGTCCAGACGTTTCTGGCCGAGTTCCCCGATGGAGAGACTCTCCTGCACCCGGATCTGCCATACTCTCGAGGGCAGGTGGCCTGGGCCGCGCGGTTTGAAATGGCACGCACGCTCGATGATGTCCTCGCACGGCGCACACGTTGCCTTTTGCTGAATGCACGCGCGGCGATAGCCGCCGCCCCCGATGCGGCAGCGATTCTCGCCGCAGAACTTGGACGTGACGAGGCTTGGCAAAACCATCAGGTCGAAGCATTTCGGGCGCTCGCAGCTTCCTACCTGCCCTGA
- a CDS encoding nucleoside hydrolase, with protein MKQIILDTDIGSDVDDALCLGLALAEPSIELIGITTVSGDTACRARIARKLARLAGQSGIPVFAGTVDPVDDEKRFFWHGQEGDGILDESDRDALPTETGVAALARMIETHPQAEVVAVGPLTNIARLILEAPQTAAKIPQLTIMGGHLREITFGQKSFPFGIDYNICSDPAAATIVLEAQIPTRLVTADVTLQTWLTPDDRDRLADGAGPARAAILRALDRWTPIQRSLFEGFVGDLSGNAAFLHDPLALACALDESHCEFEDLGISTGWDGDVFRTYEDPKGRKIRCATAIDGPRFAKFFVRALRAL; from the coding sequence ATGAAGCAAATCATTCTCGACACAGATATCGGCAGCGATGTGGACGACGCTCTTTGCCTGGGACTGGCACTGGCGGAGCCGTCGATCGAATTGATCGGCATCACGACAGTCTCGGGGGATACCGCATGCCGTGCCCGGATCGCACGGAAGTTGGCACGCCTCGCCGGACAATCCGGAATTCCCGTGTTTGCGGGTACCGTCGATCCCGTAGATGACGAAAAGCGGTTTTTCTGGCACGGCCAGGAAGGGGACGGTATTCTCGACGAAAGCGATCGGGACGCGCTGCCGACAGAGACGGGCGTCGCGGCACTCGCACGGATGATCGAAACGCATCCCCAAGCGGAAGTGGTTGCCGTGGGCCCGCTGACCAATATCGCCCGACTCATTCTCGAGGCACCTCAGACGGCCGCGAAAATCCCGCAACTGACGATCATGGGCGGCCACCTGCGCGAGATTACATTCGGTCAAAAAAGCTTTCCCTTCGGCATCGACTATAATATCTGCTCCGATCCAGCCGCCGCGACGATCGTTCTCGAGGCGCAAATTCCGACCCGATTGGTGACCGCCGACGTTACCTTGCAGACATGGCTTACGCCGGACGACCGCGATCGTCTCGCCGATGGCGCCGGTCCGGCACGTGCCGCCATCCTGCGGGCTCTCGACCGCTGGACCCCCATACAGCGATCCCTTTTCGAGGGCTTCGTGGGTGATCTTTCCGGCAATGCAGCCTTTCTGCACGACCCGCTGGCACTTGCCTGCGCACTCGATGAATCTCATTGCGAGTTTGAAGATCTTGGAATCAGCACGGGCTGGGATGGCGATGTCTTCCGAACCTACGAAGACCCCAAGGGACGGAAAATCCGCTGTGCCACGGCAATCGACGGTCCACGCTTTGCCAAGTTCTTCGTCCGCGCCCTGAGGGCTCTCTGA
- a CDS encoding phosphotransferase, whose translation MDFLCQRGLIPPGTPCAVESAGDGNINWVRRVRAPDGQSWIIKQAREQLEKFPQYRADTRRILIEASWIRHAATVDPDHCCPTILDFDPDQRVLVLEDLGTCPRLDHELLSTRDLTSALETIGGLLGRVHQSTQDQAVLRSKFRNEDMRQLHFAHIFELPFGDNDFPLPQPVREGAGNLRDDEPLQRRITALHQQCRDEELVLVHADPQPGNILLSAQGTKLLDAEIAHMGCAALDPGLLLGHLGLAAIALKDESSLRRRAAALWRGYSEGARDLAAWETTVQIAGVEILRRTIGAARVAAVGEVTASLTAIDTGCSWISEPAATIEELEIR comes from the coding sequence GTGGACTTCCTATGCCAGCGAGGGCTGATCCCACCGGGAACCCCCTGTGCGGTCGAGTCCGCCGGCGACGGGAATATCAATTGGGTTCGGCGCGTGCGAGCGCCCGACGGTCAGAGCTGGATCATCAAGCAAGCACGCGAGCAATTGGAGAAATTCCCCCAATACCGGGCAGATACCCGAAGAATCCTCATCGAAGCATCGTGGATCCGCCATGCCGCCACAGTCGATCCGGACCACTGCTGTCCGACAATCCTCGACTTCGACCCCGACCAGCGCGTTCTCGTTCTGGAAGACCTCGGCACCTGCCCCCGCCTCGACCACGAGCTACTGTCGACACGCGACCTCACCTCGGCACTCGAGACCATCGGGGGTCTGCTCGGGCGCGTCCACCAAAGCACACAGGACCAAGCGGTTCTGCGATCGAAGTTTCGGAACGAGGATATGCGCCAGCTTCACTTCGCGCATATTTTCGAGCTGCCCTTTGGCGATAATGACTTCCCCCTGCCCCAACCCGTCCGCGAGGGCGCAGGCAATCTCCGTGACGACGAGCCGCTACAGCGTCGCATCACCGCTCTCCATCAGCAGTGCCGGGACGAGGAGCTCGTGCTGGTGCACGCCGACCCGCAGCCGGGAAATATTCTCCTTTCCGCGCAGGGCACAAAGCTGCTCGATGCAGAGATCGCCCATATGGGCTGTGCGGCGCTGGACCCCGGCTTGCTGCTCGGCCACCTCGGGCTCGCCGCCATTGCACTCAAGGACGAATCCTCTCTGCGTCGTCGCGCCGCCGCGCTCTGGCGTGGTTATAGCGAAGGAGCACGCGACCTGGCCGCATGGGAGACCACGGTACAAATCGCGGGTGTGGAAATCTTGCGACGCACGATCGGTGCGGCCCGAGTCGCCGCTGTTGGTGAAGTCACGGCGTCTCTGACGGCCATCGACACCGGATGCTCGTGGATTTCCGAGCCCGCGGCCACCATCGAGGAACTGGAAATTCGATGA
- a CDS encoding glycosyltransferase — translation MTQQRIYRRLGGVLLRAGQEHIGRHIPYPIRTRLRKMVGLPPKPRPWVVSEEGLLATTGKIEDRAASVDIICFPIIDWDFRFQRPQQLMRALAARGHRIFWIDPDSLLTGAHLEPGAAPRLSLIEKGIFRVKPGMAEACNLYTDTLNEANQAALVASLRELARREGISTAASIVQLPFWSDAALALRDRGWRVLYDCMDDHEGFATNDAEMIGREKRLAEDADAIVVTSRALATKLAFSAKPLHRIPNAGDFDHFANPSPESPAGLPKIEGPVIGYFGAISAWFDFDLLRDAAAKHPEWTFLLIGSTFGAPQHDDLKALPHVHFLGEKPYSELPAWLARFDVATIPFQSTPLIEATDPVKAYEYMAAGKPVVTSDLPELRPHGNLFQQANDPASFTRKLEEALEGSDATVVAARRRFARENSWQSRGAAMADIVNDMFPKISIIIVTWNNLGFTRQCLDSLRANTSWPCWEAILVDNGSTDETPAYLEEQAAGEPRITLVLNKENRGFAAANNQGLARASGDFLVLLNNDTVLPRGWLSRLIHNLEADPEIGLIGPVTNNVWNEARQDAGYRDLGGLVEFAQSWGNEHEDMLYPIDVLAMYCVAMPRAVYQKIGDLDERYGIGMFEDDDYAHRVRAAGYRVSCAEEAYIHHAGRASFRKMADAKYRSLHEENRKIYEDKWACNWRPHEGNRHDTARFAAEITERIAKGPRGEVVIFPPNIGWAIDLFQRPHQLAVALGQLDHLVFFCLHDYDDPEGPRLREIAPNVILSSVPLCAFDGVQSPIVFTMPYNGYEAAYFREARIVYESVDVLEVFGGPQERLRREHARLVREADLVVATADRLVQEIVEIRPDVLLVPNGVDFDHFATAGVIPEASIDHLPGPVIGYFGALARWVDYELIRRTALARPKWSFVLVGPDHDGSAAASGLGELPNVHLIGPRPYADLPSILAAFDVATIPFIVDDLTNAVSPLKLFEYMAGGCPTVTTAMQECRKENSVRVAQGAEDWLPQLDAAVAEGRSPERVHQLRQAAERHTWKARAAAILSRVAITESV, via the coding sequence GTGACGCAACAGCGAATTTATCGCCGCCTCGGAGGAGTGCTCCTCAGGGCTGGCCAGGAGCATATCGGACGGCATATTCCGTATCCGATCCGGACCCGCTTGCGGAAGATGGTCGGGTTGCCGCCCAAACCTCGGCCGTGGGTGGTCTCGGAGGAAGGTTTGCTCGCAACCACCGGCAAGATCGAAGACCGTGCTGCATCCGTTGATATCATCTGCTTTCCGATTATTGACTGGGATTTCCGATTCCAGCGCCCCCAACAGCTCATGCGGGCGCTGGCCGCTCGTGGCCACCGCATTTTCTGGATCGACCCGGACTCCTTGCTCACGGGCGCACACCTCGAGCCTGGAGCCGCACCACGCCTGTCGCTGATCGAGAAAGGCATCTTCCGCGTCAAACCCGGCATGGCCGAGGCTTGCAACCTCTATACCGACACCCTCAATGAGGCCAATCAGGCCGCATTGGTCGCGTCGCTGCGAGAATTGGCGAGACGGGAAGGCATCTCGACGGCCGCATCCATCGTGCAGTTGCCGTTCTGGAGCGATGCAGCACTGGCGCTTCGCGACCGAGGCTGGCGGGTTCTCTACGATTGCATGGACGACCACGAGGGCTTTGCCACCAACGACGCCGAGATGATCGGCCGCGAAAAGCGCCTCGCCGAGGACGCGGACGCGATCGTCGTCACCTCGCGCGCGCTGGCGACGAAGTTGGCCTTCTCGGCCAAGCCCTTGCACCGAATCCCCAATGCCGGCGACTTTGATCACTTCGCCAACCCCTCGCCGGAGTCGCCGGCCGGTCTTCCCAAAATCGAGGGGCCGGTGATCGGTTACTTCGGCGCTATTTCCGCATGGTTCGATTTTGATCTGCTTCGTGATGCCGCGGCCAAGCACCCCGAGTGGACGTTTCTGCTCATTGGCTCCACCTTCGGAGCACCCCAACATGACGACCTCAAGGCCTTGCCACACGTTCATTTTCTGGGCGAGAAGCCCTACAGCGAACTCCCCGCCTGGCTCGCTCGCTTCGATGTTGCCACCATTCCCTTCCAGTCCACGCCCCTGATCGAAGCAACGGACCCGGTAAAGGCCTATGAATACATGGCGGCCGGCAAGCCTGTTGTCACCAGCGATCTTCCGGAACTGCGGCCGCACGGGAATCTGTTCCAGCAGGCAAACGACCCGGCCAGCTTCACACGCAAGCTCGAGGAGGCGCTCGAGGGCTCGGATGCGACCGTCGTTGCGGCTCGCCGACGCTTCGCGAGAGAAAACTCCTGGCAATCACGCGGGGCCGCAATGGCCGACATCGTGAACGATATGTTCCCGAAAATCAGCATTATCATCGTGACCTGGAACAATCTCGGCTTCACCCGGCAGTGCCTGGACTCGCTGCGGGCGAATACCTCATGGCCATGCTGGGAAGCAATTCTGGTCGACAACGGCTCGACCGATGAAACTCCCGCCTATCTCGAAGAGCAGGCGGCAGGCGAACCTCGCATCACTCTCGTCCTGAATAAGGAAAATCGGGGGTTTGCGGCGGCAAACAATCAGGGCCTCGCACGCGCTTCCGGTGATTTTCTCGTGCTGCTGAACAACGATACCGTTCTGCCCCGCGGTTGGCTGAGCCGTCTGATCCATAATCTCGAAGCTGATCCCGAGATCGGGCTGATCGGTCCCGTCACCAATAACGTCTGGAACGAGGCACGACAGGACGCCGGCTATCGCGATCTCGGGGGCCTTGTCGAGTTTGCCCAGTCCTGGGGTAACGAACACGAAGACATGCTCTATCCGATCGATGTCCTGGCGATGTACTGCGTCGCCATGCCGCGCGCCGTCTATCAAAAAATCGGCGACCTCGACGAACGCTATGGCATCGGCATGTTCGAGGACGACGACTATGCCCATCGCGTCCGAGCGGCTGGTTACCGGGTCAGTTGCGCGGAAGAGGCTTATATTCATCACGCCGGGCGGGCCAGTTTCCGAAAAATGGCTGATGCCAAGTACCGCAGCCTCCATGAAGAGAATCGCAAGATCTACGAAGACAAATGGGCCTGCAACTGGCGACCTCATGAGGGGAATCGCCACGATACCGCGCGCTTTGCTGCGGAAATAACAGAGCGGATTGCCAAAGGTCCCCGCGGCGAAGTGGTGATTTTTCCGCCCAATATCGGATGGGCGATCGACCTCTTCCAACGCCCGCACCAATTGGCAGTGGCACTCGGCCAATTGGACCATCTGGTCTTCTTCTGCCTGCACGATTACGACGACCCCGAGGGCCCGCGGCTCCGGGAGATCGCACCGAATGTCATCCTGAGCTCCGTTCCCTTGTGCGCGTTTGATGGCGTCCAGTCCCCGATCGTCTTCACGATGCCGTATAATGGTTATGAGGCGGCATACTTTCGTGAGGCGCGAATCGTCTATGAATCAGTCGATGTGCTGGAAGTCTTTGGCGGTCCGCAAGAACGTCTGCGCCGGGAGCATGCGCGCCTGGTCCGCGAAGCCGACCTCGTGGTCGCGACCGCCGACCGCCTCGTGCAGGAAATAGTCGAGATACGACCTGACGTTCTCCTCGTGCCCAATGGCGTGGACTTCGACCACTTCGCAACCGCAGGCGTGATTCCCGAGGCATCGATCGACCATCTGCCCGGCCCGGTGATCGGGTACTTCGGAGCCTTGGCCCGTTGGGTCGATTATGAGCTGATCCGGCGAACCGCATTGGCGCGCCCCAAGTGGAGCTTCGTTCTCGTCGGCCCCGATCACGATGGGAGTGCTGCCGCCAGCGGGCTGGGCGAATTGCCCAACGTTCACCTGATCGGCCCCCGCCCCTACGCAGATTTGCCGTCGATCCTCGCCGCTTTCGATGTCGCGACGATTCCCTTTATCGTTGATGACCTGACCAACGCCGTCTCACCACTCAAGCTTTTTGAATATATGGCGGGAGGGTGCCCAACAGTCACAACCGCGATGCAGGAGTGCCGAAAGGAGAACTCCGTCAGGGTCGCGCAAGGCGCGGAGGACTGGTTGCCGCAACTCGACGCAGCAGTCGCCGAGGGGCGGTCGCCCGAGCGCGTCCATCAGCTCCGTCAAGCAGCCGAACGCCACACCTGGAAAGCACGTGCCGCAGCGATTCTGAGCCGCGTGGCCATCACCGAGAGCGTCTGA